The proteins below come from a single Dermacentor albipictus isolate Rhodes 1998 colony chromosome 7, USDA_Dalb.pri_finalv2, whole genome shotgun sequence genomic window:
- the LOC139047911 gene encoding DNA translocase FtsK 1-like, producing the protein MSVSDNPVQGPRGPTSAHSPALKLLLAEARRQFCATAENEEQPVEAAAPSPRFLRSGTCRDTAPVATQRRRRGRAAPHNDDDGGDNTGSESDDDTASSRRSSSCPPSCSYSSTSESSSEDSQLTLATDSASSRSPSPSAQEERVGAPATAEPTEEAVPNRTPHEPPEPEGAHAETEASARAAESDAPESVSTAHAPPCDVTAHTQGDAPPPPADPLLPGAKQPGRKKNSRRKRRNVRPVTITTVAKTGVRSSAPPAAQDTASTSEGRETVLYRPLGRKAHFLAASRDAIAAFLAGVSGTHRVRPNLRRNVVAVDALPGTDLSALLAVRVICDVPVKAKALIADSCTGTLFNVDPAIDGPSILEGIESRVPVLAVTRSGDVATLRFTGRDVPEEVHLFRQRRIVRPQLPRPLQCGRCGLFGHATATCSRDPRCLQCAGSHATTACTSKRTRCINCRGPHESTEPRCPNWQLERRVASILARTVPRITRKQALVLARSNAPAARNQQPATTTAQRAPEPRSSPLVQPGRSFRDVLAGNTAPQPAAESSSAQPRSTTTPDARDLVITTLASALRALLESVPADSPARHMCVAALEMHDALIQHG; encoded by the coding sequence ATGTCCGTCTCCGACAACCCAGTGCAGGGGCCACGCGGCCCCACCTCAGCGCACTCGCCGGCGCTCAAACTGCTTCTTGCGGAAGCGAGACGGCAGTTTTGCGCCACCGCCGAGAACGAGGAGCAGCCTGTCGAGGCTGCAGCCCCATCCCCGAGGTTCCTACGCTCGGGAACCTGCAGGGACACTGCCCCAGTCGCAACACAGCGTCGTCGACGCGGCCGTGCTGCCccgcacaacgacgacgacggcggagacaacaccggcagcgagagcgacgacgacacCGCCAGCTCGCGCCGCTCTAGCAGCTGCCCGCCTTCCTGCTCCTACTCGTCAACCAGCGAGAGCAGCAGCGAGGACAGCCAGCTGACACTGGCCACGGACTCGGCGAGCAGCCGTTCCCCGTCGCCCAGCGCCCAAGAAGAAAGGGTCGGCGCCCCCGCTACTGCTGAACCAACTGAGGAAGCCGTGCCTAATCGTACGCCGCACGAGCCCCCGGAACCGGAAGGCGCCCACGCCGAGACCGaggcgagcgcgcgcgcggcggAGAGCGATGCTCCCGAGAGCGTCTCCACGGCGCATGCGCCACCCTGCGACGTCACGGCGCACACGCAAGGCGATGCCCCGCCTCCACCCGCGGACCCTCTCCTCCCCGGCGCGAAGCAGCcgggtaggaaaaaaaacagccgGCGTAAGCGCCGGAACGTGCGGCCGGTGACCATCACCACCGTCGCTAAAACCGGCGTACGTTCAAGCGCCCCTCCTGCGGCACAAGACACCGCATCGACCAGTGAAGGACGGGAAACCGTCCTTTACAGACCGCTCGGGAGGAAGGCCCATTTCCTTGCGGCATCACGCGATGCAATTGCCGCATTCCTGGCCGGTGTTTCGGGGACACATCGAGTCCGGCCGAACTTGCGACGGAACGTCGTGGCCGTCGACGCGCTGCCAGGCACGGACCTGTCTGCGCTGCTCGCCGTTCGGGTGATTTGCGACGTGCCCGTCAAGGCGAAGGCACTTATCGCCGACTCTTGCACGGGCACGCTCTTCAACGTGGACCCGGCGATCGATGGGCCTTCCATCCTTGAGGGTATCGAGAGCCGGGTGCCCGTACTCGCCGTCACCCGAAGCGGCGATGTCGCAACACTGCGATTCACAGGCAGAGACGTGCCGGAGGAGGTGCACCTGTTCAGGCAGCGCCGCATCGTGCGCCCGCAGCTACCGCGGCCGTTGCAGTGCGGTCGATGCGGCCTCTTCGGGCACGCCACAGCGACTTGCTCTCGCGACCCGCGCTGTCTCCAGTGCGCGGggtcgcacgcgacgaccgcctgTACCTCAAAGCGGACCCGATGCATCAACTGCCGAGGCCCGCACGAGTCGACAGAGCCACGCTGCCCCAACTGGCAGCTCGAGCGGCGGGTGGCGAGCATACTCGCGAGAACCGTTCCGCGCATCACGCGCAAACAAGCCCTGGTTCTCGCGAGGAGCAATGCCCCTGCCGCGCGGAATCAGCAGCCGGCCACCACCACAGCACAGCGCGCGCCCGAGCCACGATCATCGCCGTTGGTTCAGCCGGGCCGATCATTCCGTGACGTGCTGGCCGGCAACACAGCGCCGCAGCCAGCCGCCGAGAGCAGCTCTGCCCAGCCCCGCAGCACGACAACACCCGATGCACGTGACCTCGTCATAACGACGCTCGCGTCGGCATTGCGTGCACTTTTGGAATCGGTACCTGCCGACTCCCCAGCGCGCCACATGTGTGTGGCAGCACTGGAAATGCATGACGCCCTGATCCAGCATGGCTAG